One window from the genome of Natrialba magadii ATCC 43099 encodes:
- a CDS encoding (R)-citramalate synthase, with the protein MHSQTPTPDQTIDPDRTVRLLDTTLRDGEQAPGVSLSPDEKVELARSLERAGVSVIEAGSACTGAGERRAISRVTDLDLDALVTSFCRGIRADVDLALECDVDGVHIVVPSSDRHVEGKVGTSREDNLATTAELVEYATDHDLWVEVIGEDGSRADLDYLAELAETSLDAGADRFCFADTVGHTGPEHTTAAVSRLAELGPVSAHTHDDLGLGVANALAAVSAGADLVHCTVNGLGERAGNVALEEVAIALSHVYDVETVDLESLYGLAQRVSRATGVELPPNKAVIGENAFTHESGIHTDGTLKDDKMYEPYAPETVGRERRLALGKHTGRAGVAATLEEHDVEASDDEVGEIATRVTELGDRGRRVTDADLLAIAEDVTGDDRERVVDLLDLTATSGGAVPTASIRLDVDGEERVASGTGSGPVDAAVSAIREALGSSADAELESYHVDAVTGGTDAVVTVEVTMVRNDRSVTVARSEADITRASVEAMVDALDRLLAVDQRPLAPADD; encoded by the coding sequence ATGCACTCGCAGACACCAACCCCCGACCAGACGATCGACCCAGACCGCACCGTCCGACTCCTCGACACCACCCTCCGCGACGGCGAACAGGCACCCGGCGTCTCGCTCTCGCCCGACGAAAAGGTCGAACTCGCCCGTTCCCTCGAGCGTGCCGGCGTCAGCGTCATCGAAGCCGGCAGCGCCTGCACCGGTGCCGGCGAACGACGCGCCATCTCCCGCGTCACCGACCTCGACCTCGACGCACTCGTCACCAGCTTCTGTCGTGGCATTCGAGCCGACGTCGACCTGGCACTCGAGTGCGACGTCGACGGCGTTCACATCGTCGTGCCCTCGAGTGACCGCCACGTCGAAGGAAAGGTTGGCACCTCGCGTGAGGACAATCTCGCGACGACGGCTGAACTGGTCGAGTACGCGACCGACCACGACCTCTGGGTCGAGGTGATCGGCGAGGACGGCTCCCGCGCGGATCTCGACTACCTCGCAGAACTGGCCGAAACCTCGCTTGACGCGGGTGCAGACCGATTCTGCTTCGCCGACACGGTCGGTCACACCGGACCGGAACATACGACGGCAGCCGTCTCGCGGCTCGCCGAACTCGGGCCGGTCAGCGCGCACACGCACGACGACCTCGGCCTCGGCGTGGCGAACGCGCTCGCCGCCGTTTCCGCCGGCGCGGATCTCGTCCACTGCACGGTCAACGGTCTTGGCGAGCGCGCCGGCAACGTCGCACTCGAGGAGGTCGCCATCGCACTCTCGCACGTGTACGACGTCGAGACAGTCGACCTCGAGTCGCTGTACGGTCTCGCCCAGCGCGTCTCGCGGGCGACCGGCGTCGAACTCCCGCCAAACAAGGCCGTCATCGGCGAGAACGCGTTCACCCACGAGAGCGGCATCCACACGGACGGCACCCTGAAGGATGACAAGATGTACGAGCCCTACGCACCCGAAACCGTCGGCCGCGAGCGCCGACTCGCCCTCGGCAAGCACACCGGCCGGGCTGGTGTGGCGGCCACACTCGAGGAGCACGACGTCGAGGCGAGCGACGACGAGGTCGGCGAGATTGCAACGCGGGTTACCGAACTCGGCGACCGCGGCCGGCGCGTCACGGACGCCGACCTGCTCGCCATCGCCGAGGACGTCACCGGCGACGACCGCGAGCGCGTCGTCGACCTGCTCGACCTGACGGCGACGAGCGGCGGAGCCGTTCCCACAGCGAGCATCCGTCTCGATGTGGACGGCGAGGAACGGGTCGCAAGCGGCACTGGCTCCGGTCCCGTCGACGCGGCCGTCTCCGCGATCCGGGAAGCGCTTGGCTCCTCAGCCGACGCCGAACTCGAGTCCTACCACGTCGACGCGGTGACGGGCGGGACGGACGCAGTCGTCACTGTCGAGGTAACGATGGTGCGAAACGATCGCTCGGTGACGGTTGCCCGAAGCGAGGCGGACATCACGCGCGCGAGCGTCGAAGCGATGGTCGATGCGCTCGATCGGTTGCTCGCGGTCGATCAGCGGCCGCTCGCGCCGGCGGATGACTGA
- a CDS encoding DUF192 domain-containing protein, translating to MRLVHAADGSVASPDDRTTLATQIDLADSLLAQTRGLMFRRSLPEDFALAFRFGNASTRDVHMLFVFVPLDVIWVADGVVQRVEQLRPWRGFAREHADTILELPAGAAAAVEPGDEIALLDE from the coding sequence ACGGCTCAGTTGCATCCCCAGACGACCGGACAACGCTCGCCACCCAGATCGACCTCGCAGACTCCCTGCTCGCACAGACCCGCGGTCTCATGTTCCGTCGCTCGCTCCCTGAGGACTTCGCACTCGCCTTCCGCTTCGGCAACGCAAGTACCCGCGACGTCCACATGCTGTTCGTCTTCGTCCCGCTCGACGTCATCTGGGTCGCCGACGGCGTCGTCCAGCGCGTCGAGCAACTTCGCCCGTGGCGTGGCTTTGCCCGTGAGCACGCAGACACGATACTCGAGTTACCCGCCGGCGCTGCGGCTGCTGTCGAGCCGGGTGACGAGATTGCGCTGCTCGACGAGTAG